In Nocardia sp. NBC_00403, one DNA window encodes the following:
- a CDS encoding TetR/AcrR family transcriptional regulator: MTQRGRDTDEAPPKRVDARTERWREHRKKVRDEFVDAAFRALDKFGPEVSMGDIAKEAGAAKPKLYRHFEDKTDLYNAIVDRVRDMLWERIISSIDPTHDSARELVRRGAAEYVLVVTEHPNVFRFMLHSHFTQHADESERALQSARQSAKRAAELFAGMLADKSVEVASVELVNYSIFGAVASATDWWLGANRLQANAMPIEKFVAYLAEIISALAEANARLNGILIDADRPLHQAFSSV; encoded by the coding sequence GTGACGCAACGCGGCCGGGACACTGATGAAGCGCCGCCCAAGCGCGTCGATGCTCGCACCGAACGGTGGCGCGAGCATCGCAAGAAGGTGCGTGACGAGTTCGTGGACGCGGCATTCCGCGCGCTGGACAAGTTCGGCCCCGAAGTCAGCATGGGTGACATCGCCAAGGAGGCGGGTGCGGCGAAACCCAAGCTGTACCGGCATTTCGAGGACAAAACCGATCTCTACAACGCCATCGTCGACCGGGTGCGCGACATGCTGTGGGAACGAATTATTTCCAGCATCGACCCGACCCACGATTCGGCCCGCGAATTGGTTCGCCGCGGCGCAGCCGAATACGTGCTCGTGGTGACCGAGCATCCGAACGTCTTCCGCTTCATGCTGCACAGCCACTTCACTCAACATGCCGACGAATCCGAGCGCGCCTTGCAGTCCGCCCGCCAATCGGCCAAGCGCGCCGCCGAGCTGTTCGCCGGAATGCTGGCGGACAAGTCCGTCGAGGTGGCCAGCGTGGAGCTGGTCAACTACTCGATCTTCGGCGCCGTCGCCTCGGCCACCGACTGGTGGCTGGGCGCGAACCGCCTACAGGCCAACGCGATGCCGATCGAGAAGTTCGTCGCCTACCTGGCCGAGATAATCTCGGCCCTCGCCGAGGCGAACGCCCGTCTCAACGGGATCCTCATCGACGCCGATCGACCGTTGCACCAAGCATTTTCGAGTGTATAA
- a CDS encoding flavin-containing monooxygenase codes for MAPVHTRVLIIGSGFSGLGMAIALDKAGIGDYLIVEKAGEIGGTWRDNTYPGCACDVPTHLYSYSFEPRTDWQRLFSQQQEIFDYLKEVTDKYGLRKHIRFHQHMNRSYWDDTEQRWHAFSVDGQEYVAQFIVSAIGALHVPSIPKIAGSAEFAGAAFHSAQWNHDVPLAGKRVAVIGTGASAIQFVPEIVGQVAALTVYQRTAPWVLPRSDVVFSEGFRRALRRVPGLRFAVRNGIYWTAEVGAYAMNRRPDLLRAVEWVGKRLINRQIADPVLRARVTPDYRAGCKRLLGSDTYYPALADPKTELVTERIDHLTAAGLVTADGVERPADVIIYGTGFHVIDSFSSLSITGRGGVDLARRWTEEGVQAHRGITVADMPNAFFLLGPNTGLGHNSIIFMIESQIHYVLQAMRQLREQGAVALAPRRSAQDRFNARLQQRLARSVWNTGGCKSWYLDEHGNNRTLWSGFTWEYWRQTRRIDPAEYEFFGPSSSPIVRPTIVLEDLPAQSFPTSITS; via the coding sequence ATGGCGCCCGTGCACACCAGAGTGCTGATCATCGGCAGCGGCTTTTCCGGCCTCGGCATGGCCATCGCGCTGGACAAGGCCGGGATCGGCGACTACCTCATTGTGGAGAAGGCCGGCGAGATCGGCGGAACCTGGCGCGACAACACCTATCCCGGATGCGCCTGTGATGTGCCGACCCACCTGTACTCCTACTCGTTCGAACCGCGCACGGACTGGCAGCGGCTGTTCTCTCAGCAGCAGGAGATCTTCGACTATTTGAAGGAGGTCACCGACAAGTACGGTCTGCGCAAGCACATTCGGTTCCACCAGCACATGAATCGCAGCTATTGGGACGACACCGAGCAGCGGTGGCACGCGTTCAGCGTCGACGGCCAGGAGTACGTCGCACAGTTCATCGTCTCCGCGATCGGTGCGCTGCATGTGCCGAGCATTCCGAAGATCGCCGGCAGCGCGGAATTCGCCGGCGCGGCTTTCCATTCCGCGCAGTGGAACCACGATGTCCCATTGGCGGGCAAGCGGGTCGCGGTGATCGGAACCGGTGCGAGCGCCATCCAATTCGTGCCCGAGATCGTCGGCCAGGTGGCCGCGCTGACGGTGTATCAGCGCACCGCGCCGTGGGTGCTGCCGCGGTCGGATGTGGTCTTCTCCGAAGGGTTCCGGCGGGCACTGCGCCGGGTGCCCGGACTGCGTTTCGCGGTGCGCAACGGGATCTACTGGACCGCCGAGGTCGGCGCTTATGCGATGAACCGGCGGCCCGATCTACTGCGGGCCGTGGAGTGGGTCGGCAAGCGGCTCATCAACCGTCAGATCGCCGATCCGGTGCTGCGCGCCCGCGTGACGCCGGACTACCGGGCCGGTTGCAAGCGCCTGCTCGGCTCCGACACCTACTATCCCGCGCTGGCCGATCCCAAGACGGAGCTGGTGACCGAGCGCATCGACCACCTGACCGCAGCGGGCCTCGTCACCGCCGATGGCGTCGAGCGCCCGGCCGATGTGATCATCTACGGCACCGGATTCCACGTCATCGATTCGTTCTCGAGCCTCTCGATCACCGGACGCGGTGGCGTCGACCTGGCGCGGCGGTGGACCGAGGAAGGCGTGCAGGCCCATCGCGGTATCACGGTGGCCGATATGCCCAATGCCTTCTTCCTGCTCGGCCCCAATACCGGGCTCGGCCACAACTCGATCATCTTCATGATCGAGTCACAGATCCACTATGTGCTGCAGGCGATGCGGCAGTTGCGCGAGCAGGGCGCAGTGGCGCTGGCGCCGCGCCGCTCGGCGCAGGACCGGTTCAACGCGCGGCTACAGCAACGGTTGGCCCGCTCGGTGTGGAACACCGGTGGCTGCAAGAGCTGGTATCTGGACGAGCACGGCAACAACCGGACGCTGTGGTCGGGCTTCACCTGGGAGTACTGGCGGCAGACCCGGCGAATCGACCCCGCGGAATACGAATTCTTCGGTCCGAGCTCGAGTCCCATCGTTCGCCCGACCATTGTGCTGGAAGACCTTCCCGCACAGTCGTTCCCCACTTCGATCACGTCATAG
- a CDS encoding SDR family NAD(P)-dependent oxidoreductase, with amino-acid sequence MKSFDNKVAVITGAGSGIGRALALELARRGARLALSDIDTGAVADTAGRCEKLGATAIPYELDVAHRAAVYAHADDVRGEFGGVNLVINNAGVALGAKVEDMEWSDFDWLMNINFWGVAHGTKAFLPDVIASGDGHIVNMSSVFGLIGVPTQSAYNAAKFAVRGFTEALRQEMRIAGHPVGVTCVHPGGVKTNIAVNARGIPDGIDIDVVRRGFESITMTRPNSAAKIILRGVQRNKARVLIGADARGFDLIPRILGPSYEDLGVPLYRLGRRAAGRFGIQL; translated from the coding sequence ATGAAGAGCTTCGATAATAAAGTTGCTGTCATCACCGGTGCGGGCTCCGGGATCGGTCGCGCGCTCGCGCTGGAGCTTGCGCGGCGGGGCGCGCGGCTCGCGCTGTCGGATATCGATACCGGCGCGGTGGCCGATACCGCGGGTCGTTGCGAAAAGCTGGGCGCGACAGCCATTCCCTATGAACTCGATGTCGCGCATCGGGCGGCGGTGTACGCCCATGCCGACGATGTGCGCGGCGAGTTCGGCGGCGTGAATCTGGTGATCAACAATGCCGGTGTTGCGTTGGGCGCCAAAGTCGAGGACATGGAGTGGTCGGACTTCGATTGGTTGATGAACATCAATTTCTGGGGCGTCGCGCACGGCACCAAGGCTTTCCTGCCGGATGTCATCGCCTCGGGAGACGGACATATCGTCAATATGTCGTCGGTGTTCGGCCTCATCGGCGTGCCGACCCAAAGCGCCTATAACGCCGCGAAATTCGCGGTGCGCGGCTTCACCGAGGCATTGCGGCAGGAGATGCGGATCGCCGGGCACCCGGTCGGCGTGACCTGCGTGCACCCCGGCGGGGTCAAGACGAATATCGCGGTGAACGCGCGCGGCATTCCCGATGGCATCGACATCGACGTGGTGCGGCGCGGCTTCGAATCCATCACCATGACCAGGCCGAACTCGGCGGCCAAGATCATTCTGCGCGGCGTACAGCGAAACAAGGCCAGGGTGCTGATCGGCGCAGACGCACGCGGCTTCGATCTGATTCCCCGGATTCTCGGCCCGAGCTACGAGGACC